The genomic stretch GCGGACAATTGCTGGAAGATGGCGGTGCCGGTGGCGTGACGGCGGTGGTACCCAGCCTGGGCCAGTACTTGCAGACCCTCTGGGACCGCATCGAGCAGGGCGAGATCTGGTGGCATCCCGACAAGGGTTGGGTCATCGCCGCCAGCGGTGCCGCTGTCCTCCAATGGGACCCTCTGGAGGGCTTCTTCTGGCCGTAGGCTCGGCCTTGTGGCCTGCGACGGGGCGTCAGGCCGCTTTCGCACGACTCTCCGTGCTCGACAACACCCTGCTTTTGAGCGCGTCAAGGGTGACCCTGGCAACTGGAACCGAGCACTTCGACGATCTCCAGCATCCCGACCTGACGCTTTCTGTTTTTCAACCCGCATCTCGACCACCCGGGCGAGCACGACGAGAGGACTGCTTTCGCACTCTACACGCATCCGCTCTTCGTTCGTCGGCCAGCTTGGGGGCGGGGCGGCCAGGGGGCGAAGGTGCCCAACAGGGTCAGCAGCAGGAACGCAGAGATGCACCGGATGAGGAAGGACATTCAACGATGTCCGTGAGGGGCACGTAGCAGAAGTCGCTCAGCTACCGCCGGAGGCGTAAGCAAGGCTCGGACGGCGAATCGACAGGTTCCATGGACGACCTCCTCGGGACACTCACTTCGAAGGCGCTTCTTGAGAGGACAGGTCGCGGCCGCACTGCTCAAGCGATGGGACACGGTAAGACACAGCCGTGACCTTGCCTGCCTCGACTGAAATGCGAGCCGTTCGCTCGAACACCGGCTTGCCTGCCTGGGATACGCACTCGACCTTGCCCAACTCGGCGGTCAACTCGCCGGTGACCCAGGTAGCAGCCCACGGTGACCTTGCGTCGGGGTACACAGACGACAGCTCGATCGCACCTCGGCAACGATAGAGCGCGTGCAGCCAAAGAACACCATCGGCGACCTTGAACTGGCCGCGAGGGCCGCCGATGGCGCTGCACCGCTCCGCCTGCACCATCGCCCGCAGCTGTTCGCTTTCGGGTAGCGCCAGCCAACCGCGGGCGTTGTCGTGCAAACGACCCGACCGACCTTCGATTTCGATTTTGTCGAACAAAGGTTCGGTGGCCGAGCAGGGTGCCGATGCCGTGGCGAGGAGCACGACGGCAGCCAGCAGCAGAGATGGGGTGTGGGTGTGTCGCACTCGATGTTCCGCGGTCAGCCGCCGCGCGCGGCCGCTTCGCGCAGTTTGTCCTTCTTGCTCTTGCGCCGGCCCTTGATGCCGCCTTCTGGTGGTGACGCGGGCGGCGCGGCGTCTCGCGGCTCGAAGCCCGCGATGCGCTCGCGTGGCACACGCTGGCCCTGGCGCTTTTCAATCAGCCGAAAATGCGCCTCGGTCGTTGCGCTGACAAAACTCACGGCCAGGCCGGTGGCGCCGGCGCGGCCCGTGCGCCCGATACGGTGGACATAGTCCTGGGGCGAGCGCGGCAGGTCGTAGTTGACCACCACGGGCAGGCCGGGGATGTGCAGGCCACGCGCCGCCATGTCGGTGGCCAGCACGACCCGCAGCGCACCGCTGTTCAGGTCGGCCAGCACACGGGTGCGCGCACCTTGGCTGAGGTCGCCGTGGAAGGCGGCGGCCGCAAGGCCGCTGCGCCGCAGTTTGTCGGCCACATGCTCGCTGGCGTAGCGTGTGGCCACGAACACCAGCACGCGCGACCACTGCCCTTGCTCGATGAGATGCCGCAACAGCGGCGTGCGCTGCGCCGCGTCCACCTCCACGGCATGCTGCTCGATGGCGGGAGGGGCGCCGCCGCTGGGCGTGTTGGTTGGCACCTCCACACGCACAGGATCACACAGCAAGGCATCCGCCAGCCCCTGCACCGCGGGCGGGAAGGTGGCCGAGAAGAACAGGCTTTGTCGACGCGCGGGCAACAGCGCCGTGAGCCGTGCGAGTTCGTCGGCGAAGCCTTCGTCGAGCAGCCGGTCGGCTTCGTCCAGCACCAGTAGGTTGACGTCGTCGAACTGGATGGCATTGCGGTCGGCGAGGTCGAGCAGTCGCCCCGGCGTGGCCACGACCACCTCCGCACCGCGCCGCAGGCTGAGCATCTGCGGGTTGACGGAGACACCGCCGAAGACGACCGCCACCTTGACCGGATCGGCAAGGTGGCGAGACAAGGCGCGGATCGTTTCGCCGACCTGGGCGGCGAGTTCGCGGGTGGGCACCAGCACCAGGGCGTAGGTGCGGCGCCAGGCGGGGCGCCAGGTGTCGAGGCGGTGCAGCAAGGGCAGCGCGAAGGCAGCTGTCTTGCCGGAGCCCGTCTGCGCGCAGCCGATGACATCACGGCCCTGCAGCGCGAGCGGAATGGCCGCGGCCTGGATCGGCGTGGGCTCGACATAGCCGCGCTCGGCTGCGGCGCGCACCAGGGCCGCGCTCAAGCCCAGCTCGGCAAACGATGAACTCACGGACGGCAATTTCACAGGTGACTCACTTTCGCCACGCGCCCCTGCACCTGGCCGGCGTTCAATCCGGGCAAGGCCAGATCGGTCGCGTCACGCCGCGAGGCCATGTCAGTGGAGAAATCATGGACGTTGCGCTTGCCGATGCAGGCGGCGTTCAAGCCGAGGACGGCGGGGGATACGGTCATGCGCTGATTATCGGCCCCCTTGCGATGCGGGCAGTGCCGGCGCCGGGACCGTCGGCGTGCGCTTGGTTCGGATGCAAAGGCCGGGTGTCGATCGGCAGGGTTGAAGAAACCGCCGGCGATCCAGACGTCGATTCGAAGACAATGGGAACCGCGTCGCGCGGCGTTCGGTGTAAGCCACGCCAGCGAGTGCGAAACCAGTGTTGACCCAGCGGCGAGACCGGACGGCCGCCTTCTGCAGCAGCACTGCTTAAGAGATGTAGGACTTGTCATGCACTACCTGCTTTTTATCGGGGCGTTTTTCTTCTTTGCCTTCACCGCACCGTTGAAGGTCACGCTCGCAACCTGCATCCTGTTGCTGCTCGTCACGACCATCATCCGGTTCACCACCAGGGCCGTGGCCGGCATTGAGCCTTCATATGGAGAGGCGCTCAAGGCCGTGGGTCTGTCCTTCTTCTTTCTCGTACTGGCTTTCGCTGCCCTCTTGAGCTTCGCTGCGGGGACTGGCATCTCGAACTTCACCGGCCTGGCGGGCCATCTCGTCTTCTTCGCCTTCTTTGCGGCCTATGTGCTGGGCTTCAAACTCAGCCTCGGGATCTCCGCCGGCGCGAGTGCCGTGGTGGCCATCGTTGCAACCGTCGCGTCGACTGCGCTCTTTGTGGCGTTTCGGACTCTGGGCTGACCGGCCCTCGCAGTCGGCTGGGCGCGCGCGCCGCGGAACTGCTTCCTCACGGGTGAAGCGTACCGTCAACGGCCGGTTGAACGACGGCCCTCGGCCGGGGTGGCATAGGCGAGCGCCTACGTGGAGGTCACGCCCAGCCGCGAGGCCGCAAAGACCTGGGGTCAAGGGCCTTGACGCCCCAGCTTCTCGATGCGATCGAATGCAGTGTCCAGATCTCGCTGCAATTCAGGCGGCGGGGGGTGGGTTGCCCGTGCATCGGCCATGGGTAGCGTCATCAGCACACGAACGACGCCGGCGGCTTGTACGCTGGCAAAGTAGAGATTGGTGGAGCCAAGCGACGGGTATGTGTTCCAACGCTTGTAGGAAGGACAAGGGGATGGCCGTACATCAAGCTCGAACCGGTAGGCTGTCGCTGGTGCGCCCTTATATGTCTTCTCCACTTTGAGGGTGATCAAAAAGTGATCCGCATCGTCGGGCTTCAAGGCCGTCGACATGACCTTGCCGATGAACACCGAGTCAGCCTGCTCGAATGCGCTGTCCACGCTCTCTTCGAAAGTCGGTGCTTCGCCGTCGGTCGCGCGAGGGGGGCACGCCTGGGCGGCTGTCGCGTGAGCAGAAAACAGGAGGCACAGTGAGGCGGTCAGGTAGGAGCGCATACGGCAATTCTGCCCCTTGGGCTAAGTTGGCCTCCCACACCACGCCGTTGGAGTCCGAAAAGACGGGGATCACCGCCGTGGACGGTCCTGTTTGGTGATGCGCGTGAGCGCGGTGTCAATCTCGCGCCGTTGCTCAGGGGATAGTGGGTGAGCCCTCGGCTCGGGGTACGCCTTTAGGAGTGTCATCAGCCGGTAGACCGGCCCGGCAGCTTGTACTTTGGCGAAGTAGAGACCGGTGGCGCCAAGTGTTGGATTTTCGTTCCGTACGAGAGAAGGACAAAGTGGTGGACGTACCTCAATCTCGAACTGCTCGGTCGCCCCGGCCAAGCCCTTATATGTCGTCTCGACCTTCAGGGTAATCAGAAAATGGTCCGGGTCGGAGGGCTTTACAGTCATCAAGATGACCTTGCCGACGAAGACCAAATCTGCCTGCTCGAACGCACGATCGACGCTCTCTTCCAGCGTCGGCCAAATGTGACCTGGCCCGGGAGGGGCGCATGCGTGCGCGGCAGACAAGTGAGCTGCCAGCACCAGACTGAGGCTGGCCGTGAGGTAGGAGCGCATGTGGCAATTGTGCCTGGTCGCGATTCCCACAGTCCCTGGCGGTCACATCGATCCCGATGAAGATCGCCATGCATGCGCTCGGCGCCTGGCTCGGTCGAGGTTGTCCCATTCGCCCAGACCAGCCCCTGGTGCACCAGCTGATGTAATGTAGAACGATGGAAAAGCAAGACCAGGTTCAGACCAATAACGCTGCGCTCCCATCGCTCGAGGTAAACGCCGTCAAGGACAACGTCCGAGTGTCAGAGCTGGCCCGACTTCTGAACCAACACGCGCCCCGCAAGGGCGTCGGCGCGACGGCCATCCCTCGGCTGTCGGTCATCAAGCTGTCCACACCGAGCGATGAGCTGGTTCATGCGCTTCATGAACCGGCCGTTTGCATCATCGCCCAAGGCGCGAAGCGGGTGATGCTGCGCGACGAGGTGTACTGCTACGACACCTCACGCTTCCTGGTCTTCTCCACTGACCTCCCCATCAGCGCCCAGGTGACCGACGCCACCTTCGAGCGGCCCTACCTTTGCTTCCGCCTCGACCTCGACCCGAAGGAGGTGTCGGAGCTCGTCCTTCAGCTAGGCGCCCCGCCCGCGACGCGCAATGCGACATCGCGCGGACTGTTCCTCAGTGCCGCCACCGACGCCATGCTGGATGCCGCGGTGCGTCTCTTGCGGCTGCTCGACACCCCCGAGGATGTGCCGGCGCTGGCGCCTTTGGCCACCCGGGAACTGGTCTATCGCTTGCTGAAAAGCGAGCAGGGTGAGCGTTTGGCCCAGGTGGCGCGAGCCGACAGCCCTGGACATCGCGTGACGCGTGCCATCGCCTGGCTGAAAGCGAACTATGCCGAGCCTTTGAAGGTCGACGAGTTGGCTCGCTGCTGCTGCATGAGCACCTCATCCCTGCATCACCACTTCCGCGTGCTGACCTCGATGAGTCCGCTTCAGTACCAAAAGCAACTGCGCCTGCAAGAGGCGCGGCGGCTGATGCTGTCTGAGGGCATCGAGGTCTCCAAGGCGGCCTACACGGTGGGGTACGAAAGCGCGTCCCAGTTCAGTCGGGAGTACAGCCGCCTGTATGGCATTGCCCCCTCGAAGGACACCTGGCCGTTGGGCGCATCGGCTCAGGGGACGTGAGTCGAGATCCCGTCTTCGGGACGACCGTGGGGCGCAATACCTCGCTCCCGAAAGAGCTCTTGTAGTGCCTGCGACGCTTCGATGGCCCGAGGAAACCCGGCCGGAACCGTGATGAGGTAGACGACCTCCTTGAGCTCATCGGGCGGCACGCCGGCGTCCAACGCATAGCCCGCATGGATCTTGAAGAACGGGCGCAGCCCGAGAGACGCAAAGGCGGCCATTGCGGCCAACTGCCTGGTCCGCGCATCGAGCACTTTGCGGCCCCACACGTCACCCAGCGCGTACCCGGCGGTGGCCTCTGCCAAGAAGGGAAACTCTTGTCTCATCGCCTCAAACGTCGGCTGAGGTCGACCGTGGTTCAGGTCCATCAGCACCTGCTCACCCCGGGTGACCCGTGGGTCCTTGGCGGCACTCTGTGCCAGGCAGGCTTGAACGGCGATCAGCAGGCAGATCGAAACGATGCCCCGGGTCCGGTAGCAGAGGGCGGGTCGATGTTTCATGGGGACCTCCCGTCAAATGTGGGCGACGCCCGCGTCGCCCAGGTGGAACATGAGGTCGCGCCTAGTGGCCTGTCACCCTGGAATCGGAAGTCGCTGTCCACGCGATACGAGGCACGTTGCGGCGTTGCAAATGCTCGCGATGCCAACGGGCATCGCTGTGCTTTGCGCCTTGCACCGCACCCCGTCTCGCGCGTCCCTCGACTCCCATTCCAGGGTGACAGGCCACTAGAACGCGCCGTCGGTGGTGACGGAAAGCTGCGCGTGCTGATCCATCTCCTTGCGCCTGCGTTCGAAGGCGCCGGACGCGTAGCCAAGGGCATCGGTGCCCGCGAGGAAGTGCAGGGGCGGCTCCGGCATCGCGGCCAGCTCGACGACCACACGGCCGAGCTTTACCGGGTCACCGGGCTGCTGATGGTTGTAGTCCTCATAGGTCGAACGCGAGTGGTTCGACACCTCGGCATACTCGGCGACCTTGCGCGTGCCGTACTGGACCGAGCGCTGATCCAGGAAGTCGGTGCGGAAGAACCCGGGCTCGATGACGGTCACCTTGATGTTGAACGGCGCGACCTCGAGCGCGAGGGACTCCGAGAACCCTTCCACCGCAAACTTGGCCGCGCAATAGATGGACGAGGCCTCGAACCCCATGAACCCGCCCACCGAGGACAGGCTCATGATGTGGCCGCGTCGCTGCTTGCGCATCACGGGCAGTACCGCGCGGGTGACATGCATCAGCCCGAACACGTTGGTCTGGAACTGCCGCTCGACCTCGGCGCTCGCGACCTCCTCGAACAGGCCCAACTGCCCATACCCCGCGTTGTTGACCAGCACGTCGATGGCACCGAAGCGGCTCTGCGCGACCTCGACTGCCGAGGCCGCGTCCTGCTCTCGGGCAACGTCCAACGGCAGGCAGAGGACACGCTCGCCATACGCGGCATAGGCCTCTGAAAGCTGATCGACGTGACGGCCAGTGGCGACGACCCGGTCGCCGACCGCAAGTGCCGCCTGTGCGATCCGGGCGCCGATGCCGCGCCCTGCGCCGGTGATGAACCAAACCTTGCTCATGTCTATCTCCTGATGGCTGTGTGAAGCACACGCTTGCTGAACATGAGAGGCATCGTAGAAAGCATGACCCGACGGCACATGCCTGATTCTCTTCAGGGCTTGCACGATGCACCGCGTCTGCATCCGCGACGGCGCCGCGGCGATCGTGATCGGCGAGACACGCCCTGCCAAAGCCGCGGCGCAATCATCAGTCGCAAGACCTAGGAGGCGGCCGAGTGGCAGCTCTGAAGCTGCCATACGTCCAGGTTGTTTACGTTTGCTTGCAGCGACATCGCGCAGGTTCGACCAAGTTGTTCCATCAGCACAGGTTCGACCCGCTCTCAACTGCAACAGGAGCACACGCCATGCGGTACACGTTCGTGAGACACGTTTTCGGCTGTTTGATGTTCGCGATGCTTTGCGCCGCGGCGAAGGCGACCACGCCGATCACCTATGACTTCACGGTGCGCTGGGACCACGCACCCCAGGTTTGGGGCAGCTTTGCGATCGAGCCGGACGCGGCGCCGCCGGGTGGTGGCCCGTTGAAAGCGACCGATTTGCTGCTCGATCTGTCGTTCAACGTCGCCGGCCGTGCTTATGACGAGAGGAGCGCGACCACCGGCTACCTCGAGTTCGCGCCGTCGGGCGAACTGCTGTATGCAGTGCTGGGCAACAACTGCTGGGCCGGCGGCTGCCAGACGACCGGGGAGCCCGGCCGCTTCGACTGGACGTTCTCCTTCTACACCTACCAGACCGGCTGGTTGCCGCCCAGCCAGCGCGGCATTGCGCACTGGGTCGACAACGGCCGCTCGCAAGTCGACCGTTTCGAAGAGGACTGGGGTGAGGTCTACGCGGGCCATCTGCCCCCGGTCCCGGAGCCCGGCACCCTTCCGCTATTGCTTGCGGGGGTGGCCGGGCTCGGGCTGTGGCGGCACCGACGACGCCGGCTGCGCTGAGGGCCGGGCGGGGCGGGCCGGTCGGGTGCGTCAGCGGCGCGCCCGCATGGAATGGCGTGCCTGGACGAATTCGAAAGCGAAGCTGACGGCCTCCGCCACCGCTTGTTCGATCTCGCCCCTTTCCTTCTCGGTCAGGTAGAAGACCAAGTCGACTTCGTGGCGGATGTAGCGCGGCGGCAGCCGGTTCAACGCGACGCACGCGACGTCGGGCAACTGCTCGGGCGCGACGGCCGGATAGCGTCCGGTGGCATCGGCAATGGCCTCCATCACCGGGCGTTCGTAGTAATTGCGGATCGACGTGAAGTCGGCTGTGGTGCTCATACGGACAACTCCTGAAACCGGGCCACAAGTATCGCGCAGTGCCCGGTGTCCCTCGCAACGGAAGGCGCCACCAGCCGAGAAGGGGCCGACCCAGCGGTGGCTAAAAGGCAAGTCCGGCTGATGTGATCGATGGCGTTGATCAGCGATCCATCAAATGCACAGGTGAAGTATCAGCAAACCTTCCTTCCGAGTGTGCTGTCGCGTATGGTCGTGCACCAGCAGAGCAGGGCGGCGCATCCGCCACTCGGTGAGGCAAGGTGACGTCGACTCACCGAGACCGAACGCGGCGTCTTCTACAAGATCTGTCGACGCAGGCGCCCATCAGCTTTACGGAACGCTTACGCCCAGACGGCCCTTCTGGCATTCGCAGTCGAAGGGCACGATCACGATGCTCTCGCCATACTGAAGGTGCATGAGCGAAAGGCATGCGGGTCGCCTCGGCCTGCGCAGTCCGCATCGATGCCATCACCGCGCAACGCTGCATCGTCGCGAGATGGAGCACCGCGACTGCACCTTCGCATCCACATCCGGACTGCCTGTTCATGCAGGGCGGTTCATCCCTTGGAGAGAACATGTTGCATACCGCAATCAAGACGGCTGCCATCCTTTTGCTGGCGGCTTCATTCAACGCCGGCGCTGCGCCCGTGCCCACGGTCGAGACGGTGACCACCGTCGAAGGTCGAACCGGTTGGTGTGGCCCTCTGGCGCCGGCCGGGCCCTGGTGTGCTGCCCACGCTGATTGATCAGCGCCTGTAGCGCCTGACGGCAGAGGATCCGGTTAGCGCTGATCGGGTCCTCACACGTGAGCCGCTGCACGGCGTGTGGGGACGGAGCCGCGCGACGAGCCGAGAGCTTGTCGAGGTCAGACGTCGGCCGAGAGCGAAAGCAGCGCGGGGCGACCCGCAAGCTCAGCGGGCCCGACGTGCGTCGCCCGGCGGCCTTGCCCGGTGGATGGATCGATGCGGGCAGGAGGTGTCGTGCAGGCGACCAACCAGGGATCGTCGGGTCGTCCGCCGAAGCTCGTCACGAGGAAGTGCACGAAGGCCTGCGTGCTCCCCGGGTTGGGCCCGTGGTCTGGCATGGCGGCATACAAGGTGTAGGGCGTGGTCCGCCACTCCGGCAACAGGCGAACCAAGGCGCCGCGTTGCAGCGCGTGGCGGACCATGAAGGTGGGCAGCGAGGCGATGCCCATCCCGGCCAGTGCCGCGGCCAGCAGCGACTCGCCGTGTCGGGCCTGCAGCGCGATGCGAGGCTCGAGCTCGATCGCCTCGTTGTCGCGCTCGAAACGCCACACCTGCGGCACGCCGGGCACGTCCGCCACGAGGCAGTCGCGTTCGAGCAGCTCGCGCGGGTGCGCCACCGGCCCGGTGCGCCGGAGGTAGCTGGGAGATGCGCAAGGGATGAGGTGCGTCTGCACCAGCTGGCGCACCGCCAGGTCGTCCTGCAGCCGGCTGTCTTCCTTTGCGATCTCGATCGACACGTCATAGCGACTGTCTACATCCAGGCCGTATCCCCGCGGCGTGACCTCGAGCGACACGCCGGGGTATCTCTCGGTGAAGGCCGGCAGGCGTCGGGCCACCTCATACACCAGAAAGGCCGAGGGGCCGACCAGACGCAGCTTGCCCCTCGGCTCCGCGGCCATCGCCGCCACCGCGGCGTCCGCCTCGTCGACCTCGCGCAGGATGCGCCGCGCCCGGTCGAGATAGATCTCTCCGGCGACCGTGAGCGCGAGGCGACGGGTCGTGCGTTGCAGCAGGCGCGCACCGAGTTCTGCCTCGAGGCCGGCCAACGTACGGCTCAAGGCCGCGCTCGTCAGTCCGAGCGCACTGGCCGCTCGGGAAAAACTGCCGGTGTCCACCACCTTGGTGAACACGGACAGCGCGTGCAGTTTGTCCATTCGACATCTGAAGCGTGTGATGTGGGCAGCAGCAGGGCTGCGAGGCTGGCTTGCACCTGTCACGGCCTCTTCCCGTCGCAGGTTGCGCGCCGCCGCGCGTCTATCGACCGGTCATCAACCGATCCACCAACTGCTTGACGGTGGGCGTGAAACCATTCGCATAGAAAGGATCCGAGGCAAAGCGATAGGCGTTGTGTCCGCCGAACATCAGGTTCCGGTCCAGCATCGCGTCATCGGCATGTTCGTCGCGCACCTCCTGCAGCGTTTTCTGGATGCAGAAGCTGCGAGGGTCGGCTTTCGCGCCGCTGCTGAAACTCGGCGTGTGCTGCGACCAGCTCGAGAACCGGCACTGGCTGAGGCAACCGATGCAGTTCTTCTGGTCGCGCCGGATCTCGTCGGCCTTCTCCGGTGTCACGAAGATCAGCGTTTGGTCCGGCGTGCGCAGGTCCTCGGTGAACCCCGAGCGCCGCCATACCTCGGCCCGCTCCAGTTCGGAGGGCGTCACGTAGTAGACCTGATGCGGGCCGACCTGCAAGGGCGCGGGTTGTGCCTGCGTCGGCTCGGTCGCATAGGGGATCTCGTGTTCGAGCCGCTGATACAGCTCTTGCAGAAAGCCGTTGTGGACCGCGCTGGAATAGAACCCGGTGGGGCTGAAGCGGTTCAACAGCACGTCTCCCTGCTTCAAGGTCCTGAGCCGCTGTTTCCAGGCCTGGCCGATCGGGCTTTCCTGGGTGAGCAGCGGACGGGTGCCGAGCTGAAAGGCGATCGGGCCGAGCTCGGGGTTGTCGATCCAGTGCTCCCACTCTTCCAGCCACCAGACGCCGCCAGCCATGATGATCGGCGTCGAGTCGAGGCCGAAGCCGCGCATGGACTTGCGCAGCTCCAGCACGCGGGGATAGGGGTCGGCCGGCTGGTCGGGGTCTTCGCTGTTGGACAGCCCGTTGTGGCCGCCTGCGAGCCAAGGGTCTTCATACACCACCGCCCCCAGCAGCTCGGCCGTCTTCGCATAGGCGCGCTTCCACAAGGCATTGAACGCGCGCGCGGAAGACACGATGGGGTAGTAGTGCACGCCGTACTTCGCGGCGATCTCGCTCAGTCGGTAGGGCATGCCGGCGCCGCAGGTCACGCCGTGGATCAGCCCCGCGGCGCCCTCCAGCATGCCGTCGAGGATGCGCTCGGCACCGCCCATCTCCCACAGCACGTTGACATGCACACGACCGTTCGGGCCAGCGATGTCGTGAGCGCGCCGGGCCTGCGCGATGGCGCCGCGGATGGACTGGGCAATCAGTGTTTCGTGGCGCTCCTGTCGGGTGCGCCCCGGAGCATCCGCGCGCACCGGGCGGCCCCCTTCGTCGAAGCTGTCGGGCAGCGCGGCACTGAAGGTGCCGACGCCGCCCGCCCGTGCCCAGTGGCCCGCGGACACACCGTTGGAGACACCGACGCCCTTGCCGCCTTCAACGAGGGGCAGCAGCTCGACGCCGCCCATGCGGATCGCGTTGACAGCTTTCATGGTCGTCATCCATTCGGGAGTGGTGAATACAGATCGTGATGGGGCAGGGCCCCGCCGCTTGGACCTTGCCGTTCACGTCGGCTTGCTCGCATGGGACTTGAAGTAGTCGCTGAGCAGCGTGATCTTTCCGCCGGTCGCCTCGACCAGCGTCGCGCCGGCGTTGCGGTACGGACCGGCGCCCTTCCAGACACCCTCGTTCTCCCAGAAGACGCAGGCCCGGGCACCGTCGGACAGCACGCCGGTCTGGGTGAACGTCAGGTATTCGAAGTTGCCGTAGAGCCGCTGCAGGAAGAACAGCACGGTCTTCTTGCCCTGCATCGGACGCAGCCCGGGGAAATCAAAGCTCACGCCCTCGTCGAAGATCTCGCCCAAGGCGTGAAGGTCCTGATCGTTCATCGCACGGAACAGGTGTTGGGTCAGCAGCAGCACAGATGTCATCGTCAGCTTTCCTCTGTCTGGGGGTTGGGCGCCGGCCTCACGACCGCACCGTGTCGGCCTCGCGGCGCAGGTCTGCGGGTGAAGAGGGCACGGGTGCCGGGCGGTTCTCGGTCAGTCGCAGCGCTTCGATGCGGCGGGTCAGCGCCGCGACGCTGGGCGACGAGAACAGGTCCCGAATCGACAGCTCCACCGTGAAGACCGTACGCAAACGGTTGATGGCCCGCATCGCCAGCAACGAGTCGCCGCCGAGCTCAAAAAAGCTGTCATCGGGGCCCACCGCCTCGACGTTCAGCAGCTCGGCAAACAAGCCGCACACCGCCTCTTCCAGGGCGCTGCCCGGTGCTCGGTCGCTGCGGCTGGTGAACACCGGCGCGGGCAGCGCACCTCGATCGAGCTTGCCATTCGCGGTCAGGGGCAGGGTGTCCAGCACCACCACGGCCGCCGGCACCATGTGCTCAGGCAGTTCCGCCGCCGCCTGGGCGCGCACCACCTGCGGGTCGACGCTGCTGCCTGCTGCCGGCACGACATATGCGACCAGGCGCTTGTCACCCGGCTGGTCTTCTCGCACCACCACTTCTGCTTGGGCCACCGCCGGATGCCGAGCCAGCACGAGCGCGATCTCGCCGAGCTCGATGCGGAAGCCGCGCACCTTGACCTGCTCGTCCGCGCGTCCGAGGAAGTCGAGCCCGCCGTCGGCACGCCAGCGGGCCAGGTCGCCGGTGCGGTACATGCGAGAGCCGCTGGCGCCGAAGGGGTCGGCCACGAAGCGTTGTGCCGTCAGCGCCGGGCGTCCGAGATAGCCGCGCGCCAGCCCGGCACCGGCCACGTACAGCTCGCCGGTGGCGCCCACCGGCACGGGGCGCAAGGCGGCGTCCAGCACATAGGTGCGCAGATCGGGGATGCGGTGGCCGATCTGGTGCTGAGCCTGCCCGTGAGCGATCTCCCGGGTCACCGGCAGGTAGCTGACATGGACGGTGGTTTCGGTGATGCCGTACATGTTGACCAGCTGCGGCGCCGTGTCGGCATGGCGCGTGTACCAGTCCTGCAGGCGCCGCACATCGAGGGCTTCGCCGCCGAAGATCACAAAGCGCAGCTGCAGCCGCTGCCCCAGCGTCGGGTCGTCCCGGTCGGCCTGCATCAGCTGCTGGAAGGCCGACGGGGTCTGGTTCAGCACCGTCACGCCTTCATGCACCAGCAGGCGCAGGAACTCGGCCGGCGACCGGCTGACCTCGTAGGGCACCACCACCAGCCGGCCGCCACGCAGCAGCGCACCCCAGCATTCCCACACCGAAAAGTC from Caldimonas brevitalea encodes the following:
- a CDS encoding DEAD/DEAH box helicase is translated as MSSSFAELGLSAALVRAAAERGYVEPTPIQAAAIPLALQGRDVIGCAQTGSGKTAAFALPLLHRLDTWRPAWRRTYALVLVPTRELAAQVGETIRALSRHLADPVKVAVVFGGVSVNPQMLSLRRGAEVVVATPGRLLDLADRNAIQFDDVNLLVLDEADRLLDEGFADELARLTALLPARRQSLFFSATFPPAVQGLADALLCDPVRVEVPTNTPSGGAPPAIEQHAVEVDAAQRTPLLRHLIEQGQWSRVLVFVATRYASEHVADKLRRSGLAAAAFHGDLSQGARTRVLADLNSGALRVVLATDMAARGLHIPGLPVVVNYDLPRSPQDYVHRIGRTGRAGATGLAVSFVSATTEAHFRLIEKRQGQRVPRERIAGFEPRDAAPPASPPEGGIKGRRKSKKDKLREAAARGG
- a CDS encoding AraC family transcriptional regulator, with protein sequence MEKQDQVQTNNAALPSLEVNAVKDNVRVSELARLLNQHAPRKGVGATAIPRLSVIKLSTPSDELVHALHEPAVCIIAQGAKRVMLRDEVYCYDTSRFLVFSTDLPISAQVTDATFERPYLCFRLDLDPKEVSELVLQLGAPPATRNATSRGLFLSAATDAMLDAAVRLLRLLDTPEDVPALAPLATRELVYRLLKSEQGERLAQVARADSPGHRVTRAIAWLKANYAEPLKVDELARCCCMSTSSLHHHFRVLTSMSPLQYQKQLRLQEARRLMLSEGIEVSKAAYTVGYESASQFSREYSRLYGIAPSKDTWPLGASAQGT
- a CDS encoding carboxymuconolactone decarboxylase family protein, producing the protein MKHRPALCYRTRGIVSICLLIAVQACLAQSAAKDPRVTRGEQVLMDLNHGRPQPTFEAMRQEFPFLAEATAGYALGDVWGRKVLDARTRQLAAMAAFASLGLRPFFKIHAGYALDAGVPPDELKEVVYLITVPAGFPRAIEASQALQELFRERGIAPHGRPEDGISTHVP
- a CDS encoding oxidoreductase — its product is MAASELPLGRLLGLATDDCAAALAGRVSPITIAAAPSRMQTRCIVQALKRIRHVPSGHAFYDASHVQQACASHSHQEIDMSKVWFITGAGRGIGARIAQAALAVGDRVVATGRHVDQLSEAYAAYGERVLCLPLDVAREQDAASAVEVAQSRFGAIDVLVNNAGYGQLGLFEEVASAEVERQFQTNVFGLMHVTRAVLPVMRKQRRGHIMSLSSVGGFMGFEASSIYCAAKFAVEGFSESLALEVAPFNIKVTVIEPGFFRTDFLDQRSVQYGTRKVAEYAEVSNHSRSTYEDYNHQQPGDPVKLGRVVVELAAMPEPPLHFLAGTDALGYASGAFERRRKEMDQHAQLSVTTDGAF
- a CDS encoding PEP-CTERM sorting domain-containing protein codes for the protein MRYTFVRHVFGCLMFAMLCAAAKATTPITYDFTVRWDHAPQVWGSFAIEPDAAPPGGGPLKATDLLLDLSFNVAGRAYDERSATTGYLEFAPSGELLYAVLGNNCWAGGCQTTGEPGRFDWTFSFYTYQTGWLPPSQRGIAHWVDNGRSQVDRFEEDWGEVYAGHLPPVPEPGTLPLLLAGVAGLGLWRHRRRRLR
- a CDS encoding late competence development ComFB family protein — protein: MSTTADFTSIRNYYERPVMEAIADATGRYPAVAPEQLPDVACVALNRLPPRYIRHEVDLVFYLTEKERGEIEQAVAEAVSFAFEFVQARHSMRARR
- a CDS encoding LysR family transcriptional regulator; protein product: MDKLHALSVFTKVVDTGSFSRAASALGLTSAALSRTLAGLEAELGARLLQRTTRRLALTVAGEIYLDRARRILREVDEADAAVAAMAAEPRGKLRLVGPSAFLVYEVARRLPAFTERYPGVSLEVTPRGYGLDVDSRYDVSIEIAKEDSRLQDDLAVRQLVQTHLIPCASPSYLRRTGPVAHPRELLERDCLVADVPGVPQVWRFERDNEAIELEPRIALQARHGESLLAAALAGMGIASLPTFMVRHALQRGALVRLLPEWRTTPYTLYAAMPDHGPNPGSTQAFVHFLVTSFGGRPDDPWLVACTTPPARIDPSTGQGRRATHVGPAELAGRPALLSLSADV